The genomic DNA TTTTGATGGAGTGGTCTTATATTCGTGTTTTGACTACTGTTCACTGATTGTggatatattttaaattctgtAACAACTAAAATAACTAACCAATGTATTCATTTTCTCCATAtaactaaccaatataatgAATTACACCTTTTTCGTAGCCATGACATGTCACATGTGCAACatattaattcattaaggaaagaaaagaaagaaaagaaagaaaaaagatctTGTGGTTACTAGTGACGATGTGATGTAGTCAGTAATGAAGAATATAAACAAACTTACAATTTACAAAGATAGTCTTCCCTTGTTTTCTGTTGTCATATATAACAtcaaagttaatatttttttgacacTGATGTCTTCTTTACCATGATTCCAGACCTGGTAGATTTGAAACTCAAAAACGGTTTATAAATCGGATTATGgttgttttaaatttgaattaattcAGCGTTTAAAAGAATATGATTATATCGTATGAAGACCATACATACTGTCTCAAGGACTGGACTGGTTTTGTTCCAAACACTTTTAGACTTTTGGTGGTCATGTTCTATTTCAGAatgtaaaaactcaaaaaaccAAACTATCTAAACCAAGCCCATTGGAATCGTATGGCCCAATATTGAGCCCAATCAGATCTTTTTCTCCAAAATATTTAAtccttttttctttaaaatgatatttcaCTTCGGTATCGAACATTTTTCTCTGCGTCCCCCTCCTTATCCCTATCTCTCTCTCCCACACTTCCTCTGCTATGGCTTCATCAATAGTAACCTCAAGCTTCAAGCCTTTAGCCATGGCGgactcttcctcttccttttcCACCATCTTCCCCCACCCTTCACTCTCCACTATCCACCCTCGCTGCTCCCTCCTCACCAACCTCCCGCTCGCTTTCTCCCGCGTCTCCCTATCTCTCAAAGCCAaaaccaacctaaagaagtcGCCTTTCGTCTCCTTCGTCGCTCAGACTTCGGATTGGGACGGGGAAGAAGGTGGGGACGTGAGCGCTTCCGTCGCCGTCGAGGAGAACGAGCCTGAGGCAACGTTCTCGGAGGGAGATGTGGGCGGCGAAGGAGGTGACTTCCCGGAGCCGCCGGAGGAAGCGAAACTCTTCGTCGGAAACTTGGCTTACGATGTTGACAGTCAAGCCTTGGCTATGCTCTTTGAGCAAGCCGGCACTGTTGAAATCGCTGAGGTTAGTATTGACTTTTGCTGCTTCCTTCTTGTGTTGTGTTGCTTAAGTGGTTGAGATAAATAAAGTTATTGGCTTTTTAAGTGATTGTGGATTGAATTGTATCTATTGACATTGTATGTTGTTGACGTCATAACGTTTGTTTATATCATCCTAAAGTGTTGTTTGGATTCTTGTGGATGAAGGTTATCTACAATAGGGAGACAGACCAGAGTCGTGGGTTTGGTTTCGTGACAATGAGTACCGTGGAAGAAGCTGAGACTGCTGTTGAGAAGTTCAACCGTTATGTAAGTTTATATACTATGTTTACTGCCATTTTGTTGCATTTCCATGAACATGTTCTGTCTGAGACATTTTTGGAAACAGAGTTGAGTTTTGGGGCTCTGTTTGTGGGAAGGTTACTGAGCATTTGTGTTGTTTTGTCAGGATCTGAACGGAAGGCTTCTGACAGTAAACAAGGCAGCACCGAGAGGATCACGTCCAGAACGCCAACCTCGGGTGTATGAACCTGCGTTCAGAGTCTATGTGGGAAACCTACCGTGGGATGTGGACAACGGTCGTCTAGAACAAGTTTTCAGTGAGCATGGTAAAGTTGTGGAAGCTCGTGTGGTTTATGACCGTGAGACAGGTCGCTCACGTGGGTTTGGTTTTGTCACAATGTCTAACGAGACTGAACTTAATGACGCTATCGCTGCTCTTGATGGACAGGTACCTTCCTCATACGTGGTCATTGATGGTAATGCAGATTTTGTTGTGATTGTTGATCTCTTAATCTATCTTTGTTTACATTTGCAGAACATGGAGGGTAGAGCAATAAGAGTGAACGTAGCGGAGGAGCGTCCGAGGCGTGGATTTTAAGGATTGAGATTATCTCTTCTGCcagttttctctctctctgtctctcttatCGCTTTGCATTTTGTTTAGACGAGATTCTTACACTCTTTGatgatttttgttgttgtgtctGAACAcctttgatgatttttttgttgtCTGAACTAATGCTTATACTATAGCACATAACCCGCCTTCATTACCTTGACTTACAAATTAGTTTAGAACCAAGACTTGAAAGGTTAGTGATGTATGGTTAGTAAGTCTTGGCTCGTAATCACTCTtcgaaataaattaaaaagaagaaagaaagatattATCTTAAACATTTATTTCGGAAAACAAAATccatcattcatcaaacaaggATAACCAGAGGATGTATCATTATTATTTCTAAAACTTAGTTTAACCTGATAGATAAGAAGTTCCCAGAAACAAAAGCCACACATTAAGCCTCCTTCTCTCCAGTAAGGAGGTCCATCACTACGCCTTTAATGCTTCCATTATTCTTCTTCAGCAGCTTCTTGTTCGTCACATCATCACAGAAACCCTGCAAAAATAAATCACATTGTCAATAACACCCCCTTTTATCTGGTTTCGAGAATCTTTAAGATACAAAAGTGCACACACTCACCATTTCCTGAAGCTCCTCTAGGATAGGATCCCACTCACTAACTCCACAAAGAGCGTCAACAGACTGCTCCAAGTTGTACTCGTTTTCCCTTAAGACCTCCTTGTTCAAAACCATCTCTTTGAATCCCATTTCCTCCAGCTCCTTGAGCATGGCCATCTCCATGTCGTTCTCCTCAATATCCTTTTGAAGATCAACAGGGATGTCCTTTGTAGATGacgaaccaccaccaccacccaaGGCCTCAACAGCAGGCATGTTTGGGAACTCGATCATGTTGAATGATGACGAAGATGAAGATGGTGTAAGAGTATCAGCAGGCTCAACTTCTTCCCCAACCGGCAGGTCATCTTTTTCTGGGATTTGCGATCCAGCTGCTTCTCCTTCTTGATCAGCACCTTCCACTGCCCCAGGGTTAACACTGGAGCTGCCAGCTTGAGCTGGCTCGTGATTCACATTGATCCCTGTAGATTCTTCATCAGGGGAGACATTCAAGTTCAGTCCTTGAAACTCATTCACAACAGAACCCTTCAAGGATGCATCAACCTAACAACGCGaccaacaacaaaaaaaaatatcaaaaacattttgataaagaaaaatgaTAACTCAACGGACAGATCAGTAAAGTTCAAGTAAGTACATGTATCAACACCCAAACACGTTGCCCAAACTTAGCTCCACTAGAGGAAGCCATCCTCCAATAAGAAATGTATCGACCAGGTAACTCTGGTGCAACAAAATCAACTTTCACGTCAAGCTCACTGTCGATTGGCGAACCCTCTACTGGAATCTGCAACGATTTTGAGACCAATAAACAACTAGTAAGAAAAAATATTGCCAGTTTGTGCAGAGAAAAAGCTAACTAAAGCCAAACTGCGAGCAATTCAAACAGCAACAGTTGATCTGCAAGTGGGGAACTTAAAGAAGTGGCAAAACTACGAAGATAGTTTCTAACCTGTAAATCAACTGACAATGAGCTGCTGAGTTTGTCCCCACCGATCCAGACTATTCGTGTGCCATGCGGCCACACCAGCGAGCCATTGTTCCTCATTTTCCAAACCTTGGTGAATTGAGCAGTAGGAGCAAAAACTGTTCCATCAAGTACATTCACATCAAGCACAAAGCGACTGTCGAGTTTAGGCCGAGTGCACCTGAAGTGTAAACCTCCATGTTGTGGTTGCGGCACATGGCCCACCCACGGGTTCGATATCTATAtgggagaaaaaaagaaaggtaaGATTTCCATATAGCTACACTACAGAAAGAGACGGcacagaaagaaaaaaggaatCTTAAATATAGAAGAAAGAGCAATACTGGGGTAAGTTGTCCTCTAAAGGGATGCGAATGTTGAACTGAGTCTGGCTTATCCATCCTTGTGTAATCCCCTTCGTTACCCATCACCGAAAAGCAGATGGTGCAAAGATCATAGTCTTCTTTGCTGCAAAATATTCACCAAAGTAACAAATAAGTAAAAATGGATTTCTAAGATGCCTATCTATAGTTTCTACACTTGCTAAGTAAAGGGTCTCCTTACACTTTAGACTTAAACCTAGGCCCGGTTATTGGAAGAACCCCACATCCATCACAGCGGATGCCTTTATGGAAGATACCCAGTGAGGTCCAGTAATCACCACTGCTGCTCTTTTTCGAGTGACAGACACGCCGGGCATGCTTTTTGAAGTTCGCAGGATTTGGACTTGATTCATTCACTTTACTACCACTGAAGGGACACTCGTTGAAACTAGCACCCAGTCCAGAGGAGATTGGTACAGGACCAGAAGTCTTTGAAACAGCAAAGCAGGTTGGTTCATTCAGATCAGCAGGTTTTTTCCCGGTTTGGGAGATATCCTTCTTTTCGCCAAAGGAAGGAACCTCCCTGCTCAGGGAACAACGGGGAATAACAACAGGTGAGAGTAGACCACCTTCCTGAGGACCAGAGAGTTTCCCTAGCTTGGAGATGCAATCAAAGAGCTCACCAACAACAGGGCTAGAAGATACCGCTTTAGATGCAAGGTCAATATACACCTTGGATACGGTTTCACGCGTGGGGTTAGGTACAGCCGTCAGAACATCATTGATACCCTTCCGGATTTTGGAAACAGGGTTAAGGCTATTAGGCATGGCCGAAGCTGTCGGACTCCCACCACTCTCTGGAGCAATAGAGCTAGTGTTGGACTGCACATGAATCTTCAAAAACTTGAGGCGCTGGTTCGTGACATCAGACAAGTCATTGTCATCGACCAGAGCCACGACATCGGCATCTTCATCAGAGTAAGTCAGAGGGAAATCAACATCAACAGGGAGGTTAAACAGAGCAGCGATCTTTCCTTTGAGAGCAGCCATGTCAAGATCAAGCTGTCCATTAGCTTTGACAGGCACCCTGAAGCGCCTAAGCACACCTCCATAGCTCACCTGCAACAATAATCACAAACAAACTTAAGTTACCCCTTAAATAACAGATGTGATGGCAATACCTTAAAAACACTTAAAGagcacaaacaaacaaacaaaacatcaaTATGTTTCTCTAACAAGTTTTCCTTAAGACACTGACCAATAACACAAGTTTAGCAATCACGattgaaataataaaacaagTTCAAACAAGCTTAGCAATCACGATTAAGAAACCTCTTGATACTAGTAGTTAGCAACCCTAACTTATGATTGAGGATA from Raphanus sativus cultivar WK10039 unplaced genomic scaffold, ASM80110v3 Scaffold1197, whole genome shotgun sequence includes the following:
- the LOC108822338 gene encoding 31 kDa ribonucleoprotein, chloroplastic; its protein translation is MASSIVTSSFKPLAMADSSSSFSTIFPHPSLSTIHPRCSLLTNLPLAFSRVSLSLKAKTNLKKSPFVSFVAQTSDWDGEEGGDVSASVAVEENEPEATFSEGDVGGEGGDFPEPPEEAKLFVGNLAYDVDSQALAMLFEQAGTVEIAEVIYNRETDQSRGFGFVTMSTVEEAETAVEKFNRYDLNGRLLTVNKAAPRGSRPERQPRVYEPAFRVYVGNLPWDVDNGRLEQVFSEHGKVVEARVVYDRETGRSRGFGFVTMSNETELNDAIAALDGQNMEGRAIRVNVAEERPRRGF
- the LOC130503878 gene encoding protein NBR1 homolog — encoded protein: MDSTTSLVVKVSYGGVLRRFRVPVKANGQLDLDMAALKGKIAALFNLPVDVDFPLTYSDEDADVVALVDDNDLSDVTNQRLKFLKIHVQSNTSSIAPESGGSPTASAMPNSLNPVSKIRKGINDVLTAVPNPTRETVSKVYIDLASKAVSSSPVVGELFDCISKLGKLSGPQEGGLLSPVVIPRCSLSREVPSFGEKKDISQTGKKPADLNEPTCFAVSKTSGPVPISSGLGASFNECPFSGSKVNESSPNPANFKKHARRVCHSKKSSSGDYWTSLGIFHKGIRCDGCGVLPITGPRFKSKVKEDYDLCTICFSVMGNEGDYTRMDKPDSVQHSHPFRGQLTPISNPWVGHVPQPQHGGLHFRCTRPKLDSRFVLDVNVLDGTVFAPTAQFTKVWKMRNNGSLVWPHGTRIVWIGGDKLSSSLSVDLQIPVEGSPIDSELDVKVDFVAPELPGRYISYWRMASSSGAKFGQRVWVLIHVDASLKGSVVNEFQGLNLNVSPDEESTGINVNHEPAQAGSSSVNPGAVEGADQEGEAAGSQIPEKDDLPVGEEVEPADTLTPSSSSSSFNMIEFPNMPAVEALGGGGGSSSTKDIPVDLQKDIEENDMEMAMLKELEEMGFKEMVLNKEVLRENEYNLEQSVDALCGVSEWDPILEELQEMGFCDDVTNKKLLKKNNGSIKGVVMDLLTGEKEA